Proteins co-encoded in one Pseudophryne corroboree isolate aPseCor3 chromosome 1, aPseCor3.hap2, whole genome shotgun sequence genomic window:
- the LOC134892299 gene encoding protein kinase C delta type-like, which produces MGSKRRKKAKIFKKSKGKQAAKREARRNALVEGMQRGWDTLAGFMKRNRDQFLKSCNRCQRLWQARHRRNVDIAKDPGEGCSHWPGQIKLPEKEMTRKKARKTNIERHWDRLAGFLKKKKNQIVTAVSRRQPDIPTVQKTPDESITMPTNHHSTIPLTVETFTFHSLLGTGGFGKVMLATDAISKERVAVKIIKKRELIKASKTRGKLKNEDILSECRVLQLARECKFLTNGNAVLHTTSYLYCVMELGGGGDLFRFMKENVTLNLPTIKFIAAELVCGMQFMHSRGIIHRDLKLMNVLLTTDGHVKITDFGLALLNAYGETKSRTLVGTPGYMAPEIITRRSYSAAGDWFAFGVMLYKLILQKHPFPGNAAVKRRKILQEEPTYSGLTDPVTKDFLSKLLCKYRSARLGEKGKVREHRFFYSVIWENIETGKTASPVKPHRCSNDTDEKQQIPVSYSEAFKEPIPATDQSLFEDIQFVCPKWGETYHNVPMEPDTISSVDGNLHNQK; this is translated from the coding sequence ATGGGATCTAAAAGGAGAAAGAAAGCAAAGATATTCAAGAAGAGCAAAGGAAAGCAGGCAGCAAAAAGAGAGGCGAGAAGAAATGCATTGGTTGAAGGTATGCAGAGAGGCTGGGACACATTGGCAGGATTTATGAAAAGGAATAGAGATCAGTTCCTAAAATCATGTAACAGATGTCAAAGATTATGGCAAGCGAGACACAGGAGAAATGTGGACATTGCTAAAGATCCAGGGGAAGGATGCAGCCATTGGCCAGGTCAGATAAAACTGCCAGAGAAAGAGATGACCAGAAAGAAAGCACGCAAAACAAACATAGAAAGACATTGGGACAGACTTGCTGGTTTTCTTAAAAAGAAAAAGAATCAAATTGTAACAGCAGTCAGCAGACGACAACCAGATATACCAACAGTTCAGAAAACTCCAGATGAGAGCATCACTATGCCCACCAACCACCACAGTACTATCCCCTTAACAGTAGAAACATTTACTTTCCACTCTCTACTTGGAACAGGAGGTTTTGGCAAAGTGATGCTCGCCACAGATGCCATTAGTAAGGAAAGAGTGGCAGTTAAGATCATAAAGAAGAGAGAACTCATTAAAGCCTCAAAGACAAGAGGAAAACTAAAAAATGAGGACATTTTGTCTGAGTGTCGGGTACTGCAACTGGCACGTGAGTGTAAATTTCTGACCAATGGAAATGCAGTCTTGCACACAACCAGCTATCTCTACTGCGTAATGGAACTGGGTGGCGGAGGGGACCTGTTCCGTTTTATGAAAGAGAATGTAACGCTGAACCTACCCACAATAAAATTTATCGCAGCAGAACTGGTCTGTGGCATGCAGTTCATGCATTCCAGAGGTATAATACACAGAGACCTCAAATTGATGAATGTTTTGCTGACCACCGACGGGCATGTAAAGATCACAGACTTTGGTCTGGCCCTATTGAATGCATATGGAGAAACCAAATCCAGAACACTTGTGGGGACACCTGGCTACATGGCTCCTGAAATTATAACTCGCAGGTCATACAGTGCAGCTGGAGATTGGTTTGCATTTGGTGTTATGCTTTATAAACTCATTTTACAAAAACACCCTTTCCCTGGAAACGCTGCAGTGAAAAGAAGAAAGATCCTTCAGGAAGAACCAACATATTCGGGACTTACTGATCCTGTAACAAAGGATTTTTTATCCAAACTCCTGTGCAAGTACCGGTCTGCCCGGCTCGGGGAAAAGGGCAAGGTGCGGGAACACCGTTTTTTCTATTCAGTTATCTGGGAAAACATAGAGACTGGAAAAACAGCATCCCCAGTCAAACCGCACAGGTGCTCCAACGACACAGATGAAAAACAacagattcctgtgtcctacagtgaAGCTTTCAAAGAGCCAATTCCTGCAACAGACCAGAGCCTTTTTGAAGACATTCAATTTGTTTGCCCTAAATGGGGTGAAACGTATCATAATGTGCCAATGGAACCAGATACCATATCATCGGTTGACGGCAATCTGCACAACCAAAAATAG